Genomic window (Paenibacillus sp. 37):
CATTAAGCCGCATGTTTCGGCACCCGTATCCTTCAATCCCTGTTCTACACTTCGGTACACATTAACGGCAGCCTCACGCTGCAATGTCGCCGTATTTGGCATGTTCTTTTCCACCCTTCTCCTCGATTATCTATACATGTCCAAAAAATGTTATTTACACTGACACTCCGATGACAGAACGACCTTTTGATCGCTGTTATCCCCAGACTTTTTTGATTCCTTTTAACAAGGGGAAATCCGGGGATAGCGTATGCTTTCGATGTAGCTTTCTTTCAGAAAGCTTTTAGGCGCACGCTTCGCTTCATCAGGTTATTTCTGTCCTCTCCGTTATCGTGTAAATATTTAGTTGAACATCTATATTGCTGTTACTGTATTTCCATGATCTCTGTACTTAAGCGGCTTCGCTTGTTTTCTTCTCATCCTCGGACCAGCTTTGGCGTGTCATGGTACCCCATGAGTTGTTGTTTTGCATGAACTGCACATGTCCCTGCAATCTCCACAGTACGCCGAGCTGGTGGTAACCCACGAATTTCAGCGCGGAGTAGACCAGCATTTTGACCAGATCGGAGAGCTTGTTATAACGCTTGAAAGCAATCTCCTCCAGGACAAGTGCGCCTACACTCAGCAGATAACCACTCACGAAGTTCAGCAGTCCGAACAGAACCAGAATCGGCCATTGCGTCATATCCAGAAGCACATATCCAGCGAGAGCCAGAAGGCCGGTAATCCGGAAATACGGGTTCAGCGCTTCAAAAAGGACGTTATAAGGCATGGTTACCATACCCATGACTTTATATTTCGGATTGAACAACATGCCGCGATTCTCAATCATGTTCTTCAGGTTCCCACGGCCCCAGCGCTTGCGCTGACTGGACAAGATCCGGTAGGAATCCGGCGCCTGCGTCCAGCATACGGCCTCAGGGCAGAAGGCAACGCGATACTTCAATTTGTTCTCCAGCATATAACGGTGAAGTTTAATGATGATGTTCATGTCTTCCCCAGGATAACCATCCCGGTAACCACCTACGGCGATAACAGCGTCCTTACGGAACATACCGAAGGCACCGGAGACAATGATCAGACCGTTCATGTGACTCCAGCCAATCCGTCCGCCCAGGAAGGCTTTGAGATATTCAATGGACTGGAACATGGGCCAGATTTTGCGTGGCAGCGATACATCTTGCACTGCCCCGTTTTCAATTTTGCAACCATTGGCGATCCTTACATCTCCACCGATGGCTACCGTCTCTTCCGGATTCTCCATATACATGCGTGCCATGCGGATCAGGGCATCCTTTTCCAGCAACGAGTCAGCATCGATCGAAGAGATCAACGGATAGTGGGACAGGTTGATCCCGGCATTGAGGGAATCGGCCTTACCGCCGTTTTCCTTGTCAATGACATACAGATCCGGGAACTCCGGGTTATGATAGATCCCACGAATTTTCTGACAGGCGATCTTGCCCCGAATCTTCGTATTGGGTACTGGCTTCAGCCGATATTCATCCAATAAAATCTTCAGTGTGGCATCACTGGAGCCGTCATTTACGACGATCACTTCATAGGTTGGATAATTCAGCGTCATCAGGCAGTTCACATTTTCAATAATCGTCAGTTCCTCGTTGTATGCCGGTACCAGCAGAGAAACCGAAGGCACTAGTTCCGAGCCTGACAATGTATTGTATTTGGAATAATGCGACCGCCGGAAGATCGTCCAGATGTTACGGAACGATAAGGCCAGAATGGAAAAATAGAGCGTATTTACAAAAACAACATAGTAGATTGCGACCATGCCGTAGATTAATAGTAGATCCCTAAGCAGTGTAATCCCCTCCTACCGTAGCGACACCTGTGCGTTTCTTGCTGGTTCTGTTCTCTCGGACAGGGCCAAAATAGCGATCGTACAGCAGTCTTTTTTTGTTATGTGCAATCATCTGCTCTACAGCTCTGTCATCGGTTCTCGTGTGCTGCATGGTACTCTCAATCTGCTGCATCGCAATCTCGCGCTCAGCAACTGTACCTTGCACCGCAGCCTGACACAGCGCTTCGAATCCCGGTTCACCGAGCTTGCTCAGACTCTCCGCACTGTTATATCGAACTCTCCAGTCCTCATCCCGCAGCGCTTTGCGCAGCAATGGAATACTGCCAGATGCATGTTTCGAACCAAGCGCTTGTACCACTTCAGCGCGAACTTCCGGATCGGGGTCCTGGATCAGCTTCAGAATGGTCTCATCCCGGAGTGCTGGACTTGCGCTAAGATACAGCTTCACCGCTTCGGCACGTACATCCTGATGTTCTGCGCCTACCAGTCTGTCGAGTGCAGGCATCACTTCAGGTACAGCCTGTCCCCACATGGCAACCAGTCCGACTTTTACAAAATCAGGATTCCGATCTTCCAGCAATTCAATTAGAATTCTGCTCGTATCCAGACTCGTTTCGAGCAGAATATCTGCTGCCAGATGGTGAATGGACTTACCTTTGGTTAACAGCAACGCGAGCATGTCTTTCAGTTCACCTTGCCGAGTCGTACATCTGGAGATGGATCGACCAATCATAATGGCCATCGGGCCCGGTTTCTCATCCTTCAGCAATTCCATCAAACCCGGAACGGCTTCAGGACAACGCATGCCACCCAAGCGATAAGCTGCATCAATCTGGCGACCATAACGCAGACGGCCCAGTTCCTTCAGATCATGCTCTACGAATCCTGCTTCACGGCACAGTGCGATTAATTTGTCGCGATACTCACCCTTGAACTGGTCGATCCATTCAATCAATCTGTCCTGAATGACTCTGCGTTCCAGCGGAGCCAGTTTGCCTGGTGGCAATTTGAGTGGACTATTCTCAGTCAAGGCTGTTTGCAGATAGGTGAAGTAGTCACGCTGCTTCAATTCATAAAACGCCGTCTTGCGTCGTTTGCCATTGTGGGACATTTTCATGGCAAACAATACGATGACGCCTACAACAACAAGTGCGATACAGATGTACAAAAACAGATAGGCCAAAGCCAAACTTGGAAACATGTGAAAAGGTCCTCCTTTATACTCATTTATTCGATCTGAAAACTAGGAATTTTTTCATAGCTCTTCTTCATTTTTTCGTAGCTTAGCTTCAGGCGTTCACTATACTGCACCTGCTCCCAAGGCTGCCAGCTATATACCGGCAAAGTCTTCAGGTCCAGGGTCGTCTGTTCACCCCCAGGCCAAGATACTTTCTTCGTGGCGCGGTCCGTTAACCACGGAATGAGAGTAACGCCTTCCACAGCAACTGTAGAGAACTCACGTCCATTCTTGAGCGGTCCATAGTCGATCGCTTGCAGCGAACTCGGATCACCGAACCCAAGCAGCATCCAGGGAATTCGCATCTCCACTTGATTGCCGTTATACTGCCATGCCGTTAATGAATCCGTATCAGGCTGGCCGGGAGCCGTCGTTCCTCGCTTCAATGGTCCGACCTTTTCATTCATGAACGGTTGAGCAGATCGGGTATCCGGCGGTGTCATCCTCAGGCTGACTGCCAGATTCCATGGGTGGAACGGATTATCTGCGGAATCTGACTGCTGATCTGGCAGCATATCGTATCCTTCTTTGCCGTACAGACGCTGATTAAAGTCATAATCCTTGGCAATCTCCACCTGTGATTCTTCATCCTGCCCCAGTGTAATCACTGTCTCAAGACCATCACTAAGTGTCCGCCCCGGGAGTAACTTATCAGGCTGACTGCCTCCAGCAAGTGTATCTGTACCAATTCGCAGCACTGTCTTCTCCGGGTCAAACGGTTGATCCAAGGTCAGCCCAATATACAGATAGGCTTCATCATGGGTCATCTTCATTTCCTGAATGCCGTCCACTTGGCCCTGCCAGGTCGTGACCTCTTCATCCTTCAGATCATTCCAGTCATCCAGTGTTCCATCGATGGTCAACTGTTCCTGTTTGCCCGGGTCCATGGCAAGCAGACCAAACATTTTCTCGTTTGTCAGCACGTTCAGCCAATATGCACGGCGATCAGCCGGAATTTCCAGTGGCATCGTGTTCCATGTTTTTTTGAACCATTCATCCTGCCACATGAACACAATCGCTCCCGAGTATCCTTCATCATAGATATCCTGCGTCAGTGACGCGTCAATATCTCCCTGCTCTACTTCGTTATGTCCACCCTGATTCCGGCCTCCCATACCCAGATGGGAAATACCAAGAGAAGAAGGTACGCCATACTCTGTAATCATTACAGGCATATCGGAAAACTCGGCTTTAAGTTTGCGCAGATAACTTTTGTACGTGTTGTACTCACCGTTCTCATCCTTGATGGTTTGGAGCGTTTTATCAATATGGAACAGATCCGGGTAATACGGGTATACATGGTAGGCTGCAAAATAACCTCCCTGCCACGCCTCCGGCTGAATATGTCGGGCATCCACACTGACGAGATCCTCTTCATACAACGGCTCGCCGGGATGATCCAGCACATCGGTCGTTACCCAGTTGGTGAAGGTCATCGGATGTTCCCACCCATACTTCTTCTCCAGGACCGCCGTATGATCCAACAGCTCTGCGAGCCAGTTCTCGAACGGTGACGCTTCTGGAGTAGCCGAGAAATGAACTCCCTTGTACTGCGGTACGTCCGCATGTTTTGCGTTTGTGTTGTCTACCATCGCCGGGTCCCATTCCGTCCCCACATGCCAGGCCATCAGGTATTTTCCTGCATTGGTTTTGTATTTGCCGCTGGACTCTCCCTGCTTGGCCGGAATGTCCGCATCGCCATAGACAGCAGATACGGCTTTCTCAATCTCCTGCTTGAACGTCTGCTCAATATGGGCGGCGTAGGCATCCTGCTTCTCAATCAGCTCTTCCTCAGGTGACCATATCCCTTGTATAAAATATAACGGTTGCTCCCGTCCGCGGTTATATTCGACCAATGCGGAGTAGAAAATCGGTTCGTGAACCGTGTATACCCGGATTACATTGGCTCCCAGATCCTCGATCTGCTGGAACCACCGCAAGTAATCCTCTTTGGTCAGCGGGAATTCTCCCGGGTAATGCCCCGGTGAAGTTGCGCCCAGGTTGACACCTTTGACGAACATCTCCCTCCACGTTCCATCTGGCCCGTATTCCATGAACCGGTCTCCATCGGTCTTGAATTTCATCTCCGTGCCGTTCTCCGCTGTGTACGTAACGAGCTTGGGTTGCATATAGTGCCATCCGGCAAATATTCCACCGGTCACCACCACTGCTCCTGTCAACACCGTTAATAGCCAGCGTCTTCGTCTTTGTCTGCTCATGTCTTTAGATTGCTCACCTCTCTAATATGCATCCTGCTTCAACATCGAATGGTCCAACATGAAGTTTACGAATCAATCCGCTTCGGATGTCCGCTTGGTAGAGATGTCAGCGGTGTAGTTCTCACTATAGCGCTAAGACTCTGCATTTGTAACTAGGCTGATGGAAGCAAACATGAAATGGAACATTCTGCCCATAATTCGTAAAAAGCGCCATCAACTAGCATCCGAAAGCCTCCAGGATACATCTGATTACCAAACACTAATATTTGCTGGAATCGCATGGATTAGATGCCCTGCTGATCTTGCACTTCTGGAACCTTTATTGTTATGTGCAACGCGGGAACAGGCAACGTTTGCCGTTTGAACACATACCCCATTAAACGCGAGTTATATTTTAAAGTTGCGGACCTTTTTACAGTATTAACCATAAAGATTACAAAATTGATACTATAGTCCGATAACGCATCAGCGATATTCCGCGTCACATCAAGGTTTTCTGAAAAGTGCAGAAAATCAAAAAAGGACATCAGTCCCCCTCTATAGGACTGTACCCATTTATAACCCTTTTACAAAAAGCGAAATGAACGCCCGGTCATCACCCTCAAGTCACGGATCTCTCACATTAAATGTAAAAAAGCACATCTTATTTCCTAATTTCTGACTCTAATATGGCCTTAGGGCAATTGTGTCCAATTTGCAAAATAATTCCGGTTGCCGCATTTCGAATTGTCGGATATGCTTATAAAACAAGAACACTTGTTCCATACTGTAAATAAACTGTTAATTATAGATATTCAAATGAAGATAATCGACACTTTAAAGTAGAGTACAGCATCACGGATAAGGAGAGAAGTCTTATGCCCCGCCAAGACAGACGTGTCATCATGCTGGCCGACTGCCAGTCATTCTATGCCAGCGTGGAGAAGTCTGCACATCCCGAATACAAGGACCGCCCCCTCGTTGTTGCGGGAGATCCGGCGCGCCGTTCGGGTATTATTCTTGCGGCTTGTCCACTCGCCAAGTCCTATGGAATTACAACAGCAGAACGATTGGGCGAAGCGCTCGCCAAATGTCCGGATGTTGTTGTTGTTCGCCCGCGGATGGCCGAGTACATTCGGGTGTCCCTTCATATTACGCGTATCCTTCAGTCTTACACCGATCTGGTGGAACCCTATAGTATTGACGAACAGTTTCTCGATGTCACCGGAAGCCTGGATCTGTTCGGTAGTCCCGAGACGATTGCCCGCAGCATTCAATCCAGGGTGATGGATGAGACGGGTGTATACATTCGGATCGGCATCAGTGATACCAAGGTCGTTAGCAAGATGGCCTGTGATCTGTATGCCAAGAAAGTCCCGGGAGGCATCTGCACGCTACCTCGCAAAGATCTGCCTTCAACCATCTGGAAAAAACCTGTGCGAGACATGTTCATGGTCGGTTCCCGCATGGCGCAGCATCTCTATAAGATGGGGGTCCATACGATCGGTGATCTGGCCCAGACTCCACTGTCCCGGCTGAGAGAACGTTGGGGTGTGAATGGCGAGGTATTGTGGCGTATCGCCCGCGGTATTGATGATTCCCCGGTCAAACCCGGGACATATGCTCATCAGCAGCAGGGAATCGGACATCAGATGACGCTGCCCCGGGACTATGACTCCTGGGAAGATATCAAGGTGGTACTACTTGAACTGGCGGAACTCGTCAGTCGACGTTCCCGGGACAAATCACTCATGGGCCATGTGGTCTCGGTTGGATGTCGCGGACAGGATTATGATCGTCCAACCGGTTTCTCCCGCCAGATGAAGGTGAATGAACCCACCAACATTACGGATGAAGTATACGATGCGGCAGCAGCTCTGTTTCTGCGCCATTGGGACGGATTACCCATCCGCCGCATCAGCGTGTCATTGACCGGACTTGTAACCGATTCTGAAGTGCAGCTGTCCTGGTTTGATGACCGCGAACGTAAAAGAGAATTGGAACGTGCCACGGATGATATCAAGCGCAGGTACGGAGATACCGCCATTATGCGGGCATCCTCCCTCTGCTCGTCCGCGCAAGCCCATGAACGTTCTCATAAAATTGGAGGTCATTATAAATGAGTAAAAAATTGCAGCAAAACGGTATCTTCGAGTCCTCACGCATGATGCTCCCCGAACACCGGGAAGCCTACATTCTTCATCAGGAACAACTTGCTCCTCGTACCCGCCCATCCCTGGATGCCCAGGCCGCGGAAGAAATGTCCCGTTTGCTCAGCAACTCGATGATGCTTGGAGATAGGGTCACTATTACGTTGTTTCACGAACATGACGATATCCGTTACACGGGACAGGTGCTTCGGCTGGACCGTCCTGCCCGTACCCTCAGACTACTGATGGAAGATGGGTCCCGGGATATTCAGATGAACCTCATTACAGATGTGGCCCTAGCCGATGAATGAAGGGAGATATACCCACCCCGATGTTGTGAATATTCCATGATAGATGCAGCATAGCCGTTGCCATGCAGGACTGTCTTCCTACACTTCCAGGTGAATACCAAAAGCAGCCGACGAGACATATCCTGACCATTCACTTCGTTCTAAAGAAGCAAAATATCAGATATGTGATTCATCGGCTACATATAAGGGTAAGCTTCTTTTTTCTGAAAAACTTCTTAGAAAAAACTCCAGTCGAATTCCTTGGACAGACGCTCCAGCAGATGCACGCCGGCAATACTGTTGCCTTTGCGATTCAGAGCCGGGCCAACAAGACCAATGCCGAATTGTCCCGGTACAAGGGTCAATATGCCTCCGGATACTCCACTTTTGGCGGGCAAACCGACCTCGATGGCAAATTCGCCTGATGCATTATACATACCACAGGTGGTCATGAAGGTCTTCGCAATCTGAACATAGCGACGAGGGATGAGTTCTTCTCCCGTAATTGGATCTGTTCCATTATAGGCCAGAACAAGTGACATTCGAGACAGATCTGCACACGTCACTTCAATGGAGCAATGACGGAAATACACGGCAAGCACGTCTTCAACGTCATCCTTAATGACCCCGTTGTGCTTCAAAAAGTAGCCAAGTGAACGATTCATATGACCACTCTCCGATTCGGACTGGAATACCTCTTCGTTATAGCCCAGGCGATCATTATTCGCCAGTTTGCGGAAAAACTCCAGAATGCGGCGTGATTTCTCTTCCTTACAGTCTCCTCCAACAAGCGAGGACACCGTAATCGCACCCGCATTGATTAGTGGATTAAACGGGATTCCGGGTTCGACTAGTTCAAGCTTGATCATCGAATCGTAATCGTCGCCTGTCGGTTCTTTTCCTACATTAAAGAAAACCGCTTCTTCCCCATGATCCATCAGGGCCAGAATAAGGGTAAATACTTTGGAGATACTTTGCATCGTAAATGGGACACCGCAATCCCCTGCCGACACATGGTTCCCTTCGGCGTCCATGATATGTATACCAAGCTCATCCTGAGAGGCTTTGACAAGCTCCGGGATATAAGAAGCGACCTTACCTTGCCCGGTGTGCAAACGACTGGTCTCCAGCCACTCCGGCAGTAATGCATTCAGACGTTCCATGGTTGAATTGCTCATATGTCATCTCCTCCACATCTCTATATAAGCAAGCATCTTGCATGAAAAGTGCATGGTGAACGCCCATATAATTAACGAGTAATGAGTTCCAGCCATCTCATGCAAGATACCCTGTATTATCTGATTACCCTCAGAACAGTTCCTTTACCGCTTCATTTGAAGATTTAACTCCAAAATCTCGCCAGGAAGACCCTCGTAATCGCCTGTCCAGGTGGATACAAAGTTCTGTCTGGTCAAGATCCGGCGGGAAGCAGCGTTACCCGGATCGATAACTGCGTAGAGGGATCCAATCCCTGCGGCTTGTGCCTGAATAATCAACCGAGACGCTATGGATGTGCCTTGACCTTTGCCCCAATGTTCAGGCAGGATCATGTAACCTATCTCAGCCTTGGTCGGGTCCTCCTGATCCGGAATCAATTTGGCATACGCCACACCGGCACCATCTTCACTATATACTCGGTAATGTCCACAAGTGGAACGCTCATTAAACTCCAGCATAGACTCGAATTGCGTTCTCGCCTCTTGCTCAGGTACTGCACGTTCTGTAATCTGTTTCATTACTTCCATATTGGAAACCAATGCATAATAATCATCAAAATCAGGTTGTGTGTATTTAATGAACTTCATGATATGCCTCCTCTGGGGTACATAACTTATCTTGGTCTTGTTGAATTCACCTAGAGTATAACAGATGCGAATGACGGAATGCACACTAGGCACCAGCCAGATGGTCAGATAGGCCAACAAGTCAGCAATCTGACCACTGTAGATACCAAAAAGCGGCCTCAACTGGAGACCGCTTTGTTTACTTTG
Coding sequences:
- a CDS encoding glycosyltransferase family 2 protein; amino-acid sequence: MVAIYYVVFVNTLYFSILALSFRNIWTIFRRSHYSKYNTLSGSELVPSVSLLVPAYNEELTIIENVNCLMTLNYPTYEVIVVNDGSSDATLKILLDEYRLKPVPNTKIRGKIACQKIRGIYHNPEFPDLYVIDKENGGKADSLNAGINLSHYPLISSIDADSLLEKDALIRMARMYMENPEETVAIGGDVRIANGCKIENGAVQDVSLPRKIWPMFQSIEYLKAFLGGRIGWSHMNGLIIVSGAFGMFRKDAVIAVGGYRDGYPGEDMNIIIKLHRYMLENKLKYRVAFCPEAVCWTQAPDSYRILSSQRKRWGRGNLKNMIENRGMLFNPKYKVMGMVTMPYNVLFEALNPYFRITGLLALAGYVLLDMTQWPILVLFGLLNFVSGYLLSVGALVLEEIAFKRYNKLSDLVKMLVYSALKFVGYHQLGVLWRLQGHVQFMQNNNSWGTMTRQSWSEDEKKTSEAA
- a CDS encoding HEAT repeat domain-containing protein — translated: MFPSLALAYLFLYICIALVVVGVIVLFAMKMSHNGKRRKTAFYELKQRDYFTYLQTALTENSPLKLPPGKLAPLERRVIQDRLIEWIDQFKGEYRDKLIALCREAGFVEHDLKELGRLRYGRQIDAAYRLGGMRCPEAVPGLMELLKDEKPGPMAIMIGRSISRCTTRQGELKDMLALLLTKGKSIHHLAADILLETSLDTSRILIELLEDRNPDFVKVGLVAMWGQAVPEVMPALDRLVGAEHQDVRAEAVKLYLSASPALRDETILKLIQDPDPEVRAEVVQALGSKHASGSIPLLRKALRDEDWRVRYNSAESLSKLGEPGFEALCQAAVQGTVAEREIAMQQIESTMQHTRTDDRAVEQMIAHNKKRLLYDRYFGPVRENRTSKKRTGVATVGGDYTA
- a CDS encoding DNA polymerase IV, which produces MPRQDRRVIMLADCQSFYASVEKSAHPEYKDRPLVVAGDPARRSGIILAACPLAKSYGITTAERLGEALAKCPDVVVVRPRMAEYIRVSLHITRILQSYTDLVEPYSIDEQFLDVTGSLDLFGSPETIARSIQSRVMDETGVYIRIGISDTKVVSKMACDLYAKKVPGGICTLPRKDLPSTIWKKPVRDMFMVGSRMAQHLYKMGVHTIGDLAQTPLSRLRERWGVNGEVLWRIARGIDDSPVKPGTYAHQQQGIGHQMTLPRDYDSWEDIKVVLLELAELVSRRSRDKSLMGHVVSVGCRGQDYDRPTGFSRQMKVNEPTNITDEVYDAAAALFLRHWDGLPIRRISVSLTGLVTDSEVQLSWFDDRERKRELERATDDIKRRYGDTAIMRASSLCSSAQAHERSHKIGGHYK
- a CDS encoding YolD-like family protein; the encoded protein is MSKKLQQNGIFESSRMMLPEHREAYILHQEQLAPRTRPSLDAQAAEEMSRLLSNSMMLGDRVTITLFHEHDDIRYTGQVLRLDRPARTLRLLMEDGSRDIQMNLITDVALADE
- the glsA gene encoding glutaminase A is translated as MSNSTMERLNALLPEWLETSRLHTGQGKVASYIPELVKASQDELGIHIMDAEGNHVSAGDCGVPFTMQSISKVFTLILALMDHGEEAVFFNVGKEPTGDDYDSMIKLELVEPGIPFNPLINAGAITVSSLVGGDCKEEKSRRILEFFRKLANNDRLGYNEEVFQSESESGHMNRSLGYFLKHNGVIKDDVEDVLAVYFRHCSIEVTCADLSRMSLVLAYNGTDPITGEELIPRRYVQIAKTFMTTCGMYNASGEFAIEVGLPAKSGVSGGILTLVPGQFGIGLVGPALNRKGNSIAGVHLLERLSKEFDWSFF
- a CDS encoding GNAT family N-acetyltransferase, which codes for MKFIKYTQPDFDDYYALVSNMEVMKQITERAVPEQEARTQFESMLEFNERSTCGHYRVYSEDGAGVAYAKLIPDQEDPTKAEIGYMILPEHWGKGQGTSIASRLIIQAQAAGIGSLYAVIDPGNAASRRILTRQNFVSTWTGDYEGLPGEILELNLQMKR